Proteins found in one Fulvitalea axinellae genomic segment:
- a CDS encoding alpha-galactosidase, with protein sequence MDGKLIRKGKRLFVLVLMVLAGASCQAKTDPVATLKGDVMTIANGKAEFVFRWNGGDPVPVSVRKGDAFMEFRKSGKNPSGLQVSGFQGKMTGGKFSVKMIKNQPGINDHLAVTAEGKIGKLGVRRVYRLYPEASALLCDFYLKGQGTKKALASVTADGGPTGVENPKASKSKHAGSFSALFDIPGSSLNMRSVKFYGATDHNDNLVEERDILAYKTVKLHGNLLLVRNKVEGKGIFIYKKSPLREADYDNPGYDFLVGRTQVKVAGLGVPSAGLSAKRWSKGYGVVFGLADSDSELDMLLALRDYQKAERFYNAADYDMVMMNTWGDRSRDSRMNEKFILAELEKCKKLGITHFQLDDGWQKGLSHNSSVKGGNKSWDKWSVDDWTPHPERFPNGFEPVVKKAKALGVRLGLWFNASSKDNYATWENDADILIGLYKKHGVRYFKIDGMMISSKKGEENFMCFFNKVVEETNGEVIFNMDVTAGKRFGYHVLDGNSNIFLENRYTDWTNYFPHRTLRNLWTLSRYFPPEGLQVEFLNKWRNAKKYGDNPLAPSNIPFDYCFATTMMGQPLAWFEASGLPAEAMPVAKTIKAYNKESADIHAGAVLPIGEEPSGTGWTGFQSIADQRTGYVLVMREFNDKGEEYVKTWLPEGKSVKFEAVLGAGKSFEAVAERNGEVRFALPKAHSFALYRYKVSN encoded by the coding sequence ATGGATGGAAAATTGATCAGGAAAGGGAAAAGACTTTTTGTTCTTGTGCTTATGGTATTGGCGGGAGCCTCTTGCCAAGCCAAGACGGACCCGGTGGCCACGCTCAAGGGCGACGTAATGACGATAGCCAACGGCAAAGCGGAATTTGTTTTTCGTTGGAACGGCGGAGATCCCGTACCCGTGTCGGTACGGAAGGGTGACGCTTTTATGGAATTTCGCAAAAGCGGAAAGAACCCTTCGGGCCTTCAGGTTTCCGGATTTCAAGGAAAAATGACAGGCGGGAAGTTTTCCGTCAAAATGATAAAAAACCAGCCGGGTATAAACGACCATTTGGCCGTGACGGCCGAAGGGAAAATCGGCAAACTTGGCGTGCGTCGCGTATATCGCCTTTATCCTGAAGCTTCGGCTTTGCTTTGCGATTTTTATTTGAAAGGGCAGGGAACGAAAAAAGCTTTGGCTTCGGTAACCGCCGACGGTGGGCCGACAGGAGTTGAGAATCCGAAAGCCTCGAAGAGTAAGCACGCAGGCTCGTTTTCCGCATTGTTCGATATTCCCGGAAGTAGTCTGAATATGCGTTCCGTAAAATTCTACGGCGCTACGGACCACAACGACAACTTGGTGGAGGAACGAGATATCCTCGCTTACAAGACGGTGAAACTCCACGGAAATTTGTTGTTGGTACGCAACAAGGTGGAAGGGAAAGGCATTTTCATTTACAAAAAATCCCCGCTTAGGGAAGCCGATTATGACAATCCCGGCTATGACTTTTTGGTGGGCCGTACCCAAGTGAAAGTGGCCGGTTTGGGCGTGCCTTCAGCCGGGCTTTCCGCCAAGCGTTGGTCAAAAGGCTACGGCGTGGTGTTTGGCTTGGCCGATTCCGATTCGGAGCTGGATATGCTTTTGGCTTTGCGCGATTACCAGAAGGCCGAGCGCTTCTATAACGCCGCCGACTACGATATGGTGATGATGAACACTTGGGGCGACCGCTCGCGTGATTCAAGAATGAACGAGAAGTTTATCCTCGCCGAGCTTGAGAAATGCAAGAAATTGGGCATTACGCATTTTCAGCTTGACGACGGTTGGCAAAAAGGCCTCTCGCACAATTCGTCGGTGAAGGGCGGAAACAAGTCTTGGGACAAATGGAGCGTGGACGATTGGACTCCGCATCCGGAGCGCTTTCCGAACGGTTTTGAGCCGGTAGTGAAAAAAGCGAAAGCGCTTGGCGTACGTCTCGGACTTTGGTTCAACGCTTCGAGCAAAGACAATTACGCCACTTGGGAAAACGACGCCGATATTCTGATCGGTTTGTACAAGAAGCACGGCGTCCGTTATTTCAAAATTGACGGCATGATGATCAGCTCCAAAAAGGGAGAGGAAAACTTTATGTGCTTCTTTAATAAAGTGGTGGAGGAAACGAACGGCGAGGTGATTTTCAATATGGACGTGACGGCCGGCAAGCGTTTCGGCTACCATGTGCTGGACGGGAACAGCAATATCTTCCTCGAAAACCGCTACACCGACTGGACCAATTACTTCCCGCACCGCACTTTGCGCAACCTCTGGACTTTGAGCCGTTACTTCCCGCCGGAAGGACTTCAGGTTGAGTTTTTGAATAAATGGCGCAACGCCAAAAAGTACGGCGACAATCCGCTGGCTCCGTCCAATATTCCTTTCGATTACTGCTTCGCTACCACCATGATGGGCCAGCCTTTGGCTTGGTTCGAGGCGTCGGGACTTCCGGCCGAGGCGATGCCGGTGGCCAAAACCATCAAGGCCTATAATAAGGAAAGCGCGGATATCCATGCCGGCGCCGTATTGCCGATTGGCGAAGAGCCGAGCGGAACGGGCTGGACGGGTTTCCAAAGTATCGCCGACCAGCGTACGGGCTACGTGTTGGTAATGCGCGAGTTTAACGACAAAGGCGAGGAGTATGTGAAAACTTGGCTACCGGAAGGCAAGAGCGTGAAATTCGAAGCGGTGTTGGGTGCCGGCAAAAGCTTCGAGGCCGTGGCCGAGCGCAACGGCGAGGTGCGTTTCGCATTGCCGAAGGCGCATAGCTTTGCGTTGTACCGCTATAAGGTGTCGAATTAA
- a CDS encoding carboxypeptidase regulatory-like domain-containing protein produces MKTRILFTLLLALVALGARAQRVVSGAVTDSVGVALPAANVQILHGADSSTAAFQTTGSDGKFMIALEKDGAYLLKVSYMGYKNFKKPFKVENGKAPQAFKVKLLVSDFFLNTVEVSGEGLAARVTQDTVRYNLKKLTDGSEENLREVLEKLPGIEINEAGKIMANGEQVDKLLVEGKEFFSEQHSLATENISAEMVDSVALYNDYKGFDHQGDFETDKKTAVNIGIKDEYKGKWTGNVSMAAGVRDKYEGKANLFSFRRESQVGFIANANNTGEKTLTFRDFIDMQGGFAAMMDDNNLISMDDIPDFVNWGDGVRNREGATGALHMNFFPSEKLRVNALGLLNRTTQDREENTLTRYIDAGGATVNDRLRSRGKYWFGHTLGKLIWKPEKGSVWTYQLSYSPTASESDTDTDNNFNGEESVYADARDENSFSLKNGLKWNRHIGKDLLLTTKAHYLRSRSGSDMDLSGNREFLNLDFENGEYRYTQDKSIEKDAWGAQTALAKRMGDFLLRAEAGVSAEKNELRLERSTNLDGTQGGEGPAVFTLNSARYFSGLKLSNNKSDLEYSFGARLNYLRLETGAEQSRLYLEPFADASYSFGPSHRISTGWRRDSPSPSFGWLSPYAEARSFRSVYRGGLDAGASSPAHTVRVSYSLFDGFNGIATNAGLNYRRAENTPGSRTALTRQLSELSPVFLPGEESFGGRASFSKAMESVPFKLSFSANFSLRDGYSYWQGEERATEAETYGGRTSLQSMFGTAFNFELAYAYSRSENEVEGQDRSARLYGHRPLVSFRGQVAKSLRWRVKYEYGISDTGDRKLVNELLDASLRYHKKKSKWAYELIAKNILNLSRTRQLENRQEQNYFLTRAYSALPGYMALRVKYKL; encoded by the coding sequence ATGAAAACAAGAATACTCTTTACCCTCCTTTTGGCGCTTGTGGCCTTGGGCGCCCGTGCCCAGCGCGTCGTTAGCGGTGCGGTCACGGACTCGGTGGGTGTGGCCTTGCCCGCCGCCAACGTGCAGATACTCCACGGAGCCGACAGCTCCACCGCCGCTTTTCAGACAACCGGCTCCGACGGCAAGTTTATGATAGCCTTGGAAAAGGATGGCGCATACCTGCTGAAGGTTAGCTATATGGGCTATAAGAATTTCAAAAAGCCCTTTAAGGTGGAAAATGGTAAGGCGCCTCAAGCTTTTAAGGTAAAACTGTTAGTGTCGGATTTCTTTCTGAATACCGTGGAGGTATCGGGCGAAGGTTTGGCCGCCCGGGTGACGCAAGACACCGTTCGCTATAATCTGAAAAAACTTACCGACGGCAGTGAGGAAAACCTCAGGGAGGTGTTGGAGAAGCTTCCGGGCATAGAGATAAACGAGGCCGGGAAGATTATGGCCAACGGAGAGCAGGTGGACAAACTGTTGGTGGAAGGCAAGGAGTTTTTCTCGGAGCAACACAGCTTGGCCACCGAAAATATCAGCGCCGAGATGGTGGACAGCGTGGCTTTGTATAACGATTACAAAGGCTTTGACCATCAGGGAGATTTTGAGACGGATAAAAAGACGGCGGTCAATATCGGGATAAAGGACGAATACAAAGGTAAATGGACGGGTAACGTATCGATGGCTGCGGGTGTGCGCGACAAATATGAGGGCAAGGCCAACCTGTTTAGCTTCCGGCGCGAGAGCCAGGTAGGGTTTATTGCCAACGCCAACAATACGGGCGAAAAGACGCTGACATTTCGGGACTTTATAGATATGCAGGGCGGTTTTGCCGCCATGATGGATGACAACAACCTAATCAGCATGGACGATATTCCGGACTTTGTAAACTGGGGCGACGGAGTGCGGAATCGGGAAGGGGCGACCGGGGCTTTGCATATGAACTTTTTCCCTTCGGAAAAACTGAGGGTAAACGCCTTGGGCCTACTTAACCGCACGACACAGGACCGGGAAGAGAATACCCTGACGCGATATATAGACGCCGGCGGCGCTACCGTAAACGATCGCCTACGGAGCCGGGGCAAATATTGGTTTGGCCATACGCTGGGCAAGTTGATATGGAAACCAGAGAAGGGCTCCGTATGGACATACCAGCTCTCTTACAGTCCCACAGCCAGCGAGAGTGATACGGACACCGACAACAACTTTAACGGCGAGGAAAGCGTGTACGCCGACGCCCGCGACGAGAATTCGTTTTCCTTGAAAAACGGACTGAAGTGGAACCGGCATATAGGCAAAGACCTGTTGCTGACCACCAAGGCGCATTACCTGCGTAGCCGAAGCGGATCGGATATGGACCTTTCGGGCAATAGGGAGTTCCTGAACCTCGATTTTGAGAACGGAGAATACCGCTACACGCAAGACAAAAGCATAGAAAAGGACGCTTGGGGAGCACAGACGGCTTTGGCCAAGCGGATGGGCGACTTTCTGCTCCGCGCCGAGGCGGGAGTGTCGGCGGAAAAGAACGAATTGCGACTGGAGCGGTCTACGAACTTAGACGGGACGCAGGGCGGAGAAGGCCCGGCTGTCTTTACGCTCAACTCCGCCCGTTATTTTTCGGGACTAAAGTTGTCGAACAACAAAAGCGACCTTGAATATTCTTTTGGCGCCAGGCTGAACTACCTGCGATTGGAGACCGGCGCCGAACAGTCAAGGCTATACCTTGAGCCCTTTGCGGACGCCTCGTACTCCTTCGGGCCTTCCCACCGCATAAGCACCGGATGGCGACGCGATAGCCCTTCGCCTAGTTTTGGCTGGTTGTCGCCGTACGCCGAGGCCCGGTCGTTTAGGTCCGTATACCGTGGCGGGCTCGATGCCGGGGCGTCCAGTCCGGCGCATACTGTTCGGGTATCATATTCCCTGTTCGACGGCTTTAACGGCATAGCCACCAACGCCGGACTGAACTACCGCCGGGCTGAGAATACGCCCGGGAGCCGTACGGCGCTTACCCGTCAGCTTAGCGAACTGAGCCCGGTATTCTTGCCGGGAGAGGAAAGCTTTGGCGGTAGGGCGAGTTTCTCCAAGGCCATGGAAAGCGTACCTTTCAAGCTGAGCTTTTCGGCGAACTTTAGCCTGCGCGACGGTTATAGCTACTGGCAAGGCGAGGAGAGGGCCACCGAAGCCGAGACTTACGGCGGGCGGACGAGCCTTCAGTCCATGTTCGGGACAGCCTTTAATTTTGAGCTGGCCTATGCCTATTCCCGTTCCGAGAACGAGGTGGAGGGTCAAGACCGTTCGGCGAGGCTGTATGGTCACCGGCCCTTGGTTAGCTTCCGCGGACAAGTGGCCAAAAGTCTGCGCTGGCGCGTAAAGTACGAGTACGGAATCTCCGATACCGGCGACCGGAAACTGGTAAACGAACTGCTAGACGCCAGCCTGCGCTACCACAAAAAGAAAAGCAAATGGGCGTATGAGTTGATAGCCAAAAACATACTGAACCTAAGCCGTACCCGACAACTCGAAAACCGCCAAGAGCAAAACTACTTTCTGACGCGCGCCTACAGCGCATTGCCGGGGTATATGGCCCTTCGGGTGAAATATAAACTTTAG
- a CDS encoding HAMP domain-containing sensor histidine kinase: protein MLIFLAVLVISGTVMLQAHWLWQAYAKTKEQFATDVNAALAKAGNSGLESAIGELKTGVAWHWGNHNPADLFPSANLLPQKGLLPKRNLLPKRDIKTGITREWKSKEDSLPTNHFKIPSSGTHPKILLRKLKKGDSVHRRFPRIKIEKLDKGAMVMAQGTGDLNVTLRDEDTSILDKGAGYVLKISDTSPDGSMQQAIVISLDGASRFDAMDSVFRQEVERLGLPKNYHLGYRGPDSWLAGTPLDSGQYDRVYSTMITLFGGDRHLKATFPGEQRHIISQISLNVLASVLLTVTLVACLVWMLRVIHQQKTLAEIKDDFIGNMTHELKTPIAITQTALEAMKNFDALNDPDKTTRYLDAGQREMKRLTLLVDKIMRLSLEEKRELKLEKEPLDVAQFIEKHLQSFRATNRAEINFANGLQGAHALADPFQFSVVLQNLLENAVKYSDGHPKIDIALTATADNTLKLSVRDQGVGMDERHLSRIFDKFYRIPQGDQQHARGYGLGLYQVMAIVNAHGWEISVKSAKGVGSQFNLTLPAYEQDPVIIR, encoded by the coding sequence ATGCTTATTTTCCTCGCCGTTTTGGTGATCTCGGGCACTGTTATGCTTCAGGCGCATTGGCTTTGGCAGGCCTACGCCAAAACCAAAGAGCAGTTCGCCACCGACGTGAACGCCGCCCTGGCCAAGGCAGGCAACAGCGGGCTGGAATCCGCCATCGGCGAACTGAAAACGGGCGTGGCCTGGCACTGGGGAAATCATAACCCGGCAGACCTATTCCCTTCCGCTAATTTGCTCCCCCAAAAGGGTTTGTTACCTAAACGCAACCTTCTGCCTAAACGGGATATAAAAACGGGAATAACGAGGGAGTGGAAATCCAAAGAAGACAGCCTTCCGACTAACCACTTCAAAATCCCATCCAGCGGAACACACCCGAAAATCCTGTTACGGAAACTCAAAAAAGGCGATTCCGTACACAGGCGTTTCCCCAGAATAAAAATCGAGAAACTGGACAAAGGCGCAATGGTAATGGCTCAGGGTACTGGTGACCTAAATGTAACCCTTCGGGATGAGGATACCAGTATATTGGACAAGGGAGCTGGATATGTACTGAAAATCAGCGACACATCACCAGACGGAAGCATGCAACAGGCTATAGTTATCTCTTTAGACGGCGCTTCGCGTTTCGACGCCATGGATTCGGTATTCCGCCAAGAAGTGGAGCGTCTTGGTCTACCAAAGAATTACCACCTTGGCTATCGCGGACCGGACTCTTGGCTGGCCGGCACACCTCTGGACTCCGGCCAATACGACCGGGTATACAGCACCATGATCACACTCTTTGGCGGTGACAGACACTTAAAAGCCACTTTTCCCGGCGAACAGCGCCATATCATCTCCCAAATCAGCCTTAATGTCTTAGCATCCGTACTGCTTACCGTCACCTTGGTGGCCTGTCTGGTATGGATGCTCCGAGTGATCCACCAACAAAAAACTTTGGCCGAAATCAAAGACGATTTCATCGGCAATATGACCCACGAGCTAAAGACTCCAATAGCCATCACACAAACGGCTCTGGAAGCCATGAAGAATTTTGACGCCCTGAATGATCCGGATAAAACCACTCGTTATCTAGACGCTGGACAAAGGGAGATGAAACGCCTGACGCTGTTGGTGGATAAGATCATGCGTCTTTCATTGGAAGAAAAACGGGAACTAAAGCTGGAAAAAGAACCTTTGGATGTGGCCCAATTTATAGAAAAACACCTGCAAAGCTTCAGGGCCACCAACCGCGCCGAAATAAACTTCGCCAACGGCCTGCAAGGCGCACATGCGCTGGCCGATCCGTTCCAGTTTTCGGTAGTGTTACAGAACCTACTGGAAAATGCCGTAAAGTATTCCGACGGCCACCCGAAAATAGACATCGCGCTTACCGCTACAGCCGACAATACCCTGAAATTAAGCGTCCGCGATCAGGGTGTAGGCATGGACGAACGGCATTTGTCCAGAATTTTCGATAAATTTTACCGCATACCGCAAGGCGACCAACAGCACGCCCGGGGCTACGGCTTGGGACTTTACCAAGTAATGGCCATAGTAAACGCCCACGGCTGGGAAATCTCCGTAAAAAGCGCAAAAGGAGTCGGCTCCCAGTTTAACCTAACCCTACCCGCATATGAGCAAGATCCGGTTATTATACGTTGA
- a CDS encoding ABC transporter permease, translated as MKTLLIVRREYLARVRKKSFVVMSLLGPVLFALLWLVPIWLSTEGNERKAIIAISDDSGIFSGKFHNSDETQFIYTGADKAAGKELLHSNAAQGFLFIPDIDPAKPEVIQLLTETGLGLGVKENIREQMQEILHAHQLASLGFGADVIKKLNPPVKISTFRLNKAGNQRRDNSAVTAGVSYILAFLIYMLILAYASQVLRGVKEEKESRVAEVLVATVKPFQMMMGKVLGVAATVLTQLALWFVLSSVITFFISGYIGSESQANSGGMMAMAGANGVWQTLAGIDIPGLTLVFLLFGMGGYLLYAALFAAVGSASDTDTDTQQFTLPITIPLILGLVSLAGVLREPHGNLSLTLSLFPLTSPIIMIARMPFGPPMWQVVLSFVILCATFTGTIWIAGKIYRIGILTRGSKVGYATLWKWIRN; from the coding sequence ATGAAAACACTGCTGATCGTCCGGAGGGAATACTTGGCCCGCGTTCGCAAAAAGTCTTTTGTCGTAATGTCCTTGCTCGGGCCGGTGCTTTTCGCCCTGCTCTGGTTGGTGCCGATTTGGCTTTCCACCGAAGGGAACGAGCGTAAAGCGATCATCGCCATCTCCGACGACAGCGGTATTTTCTCCGGTAAATTCCATAACTCCGACGAAACGCAGTTTATCTACACCGGCGCCGACAAAGCCGCCGGCAAGGAACTGCTCCATTCCAACGCCGCCCAAGGTTTTCTCTTTATCCCGGATATTGATCCCGCAAAGCCGGAAGTCATTCAGTTATTGACGGAAACCGGTTTGGGACTTGGAGTAAAAGAAAATATCAGGGAACAAATGCAGGAGATCTTACACGCCCACCAGCTAGCTTCCCTCGGCTTTGGTGCGGACGTAATCAAGAAGCTGAATCCGCCCGTCAAGATCTCGACATTCAGGCTTAACAAAGCCGGCAACCAACGCCGAGACAATTCCGCCGTAACCGCCGGCGTGTCGTATATCTTGGCTTTTCTGATTTATATGCTGATTCTGGCTTACGCTTCCCAAGTGTTGCGGGGCGTAAAGGAAGAGAAGGAAAGCCGCGTGGCCGAGGTTCTCGTCGCTACCGTCAAGCCGTTCCAGATGATGATGGGGAAAGTATTGGGCGTAGCCGCCACGGTACTTACGCAATTGGCCTTGTGGTTTGTGCTTTCTTCGGTCATTACCTTCTTTATTTCCGGCTATATCGGATCGGAAAGCCAAGCCAATTCCGGCGGAATGATGGCCATGGCGGGCGCAAACGGCGTTTGGCAAACCCTAGCCGGCATTGATATTCCCGGGCTTACGCTCGTTTTCTTACTTTTCGGGATGGGCGGTTACCTGCTTTACGCCGCGCTGTTCGCCGCCGTTGGCTCGGCTTCGGATACGGATACTGACACCCAACAGTTCACTTTGCCCATCACCATTCCGCTGATTCTTGGCTTGGTTAGTCTGGCGGGAGTATTGCGCGAACCACACGGCAACCTCTCCCTTACGTTATCGCTTTTTCCCTTGACTTCCCCGATTATCATGATCGCCCGGATGCCTTTCGGCCCGCCAATGTGGCAGGTTGTCTTATCCTTCGTGATTCTCTGCGCCACGTTTACGGGAACGATCTGGATTGCCGGAAAAATCTACAGAATAGGTATTCTTACACGAGGATCGAAAGTCGGGTACGCCACGCTTTGGAAGTGGATCCGGAACTGA
- a CDS encoding zinc-dependent peptidase yields MSQSLIFLGLFAMAMWGIWFYFYGKTKRKKQKATSKPFPETWRKFLLNKVLFYKNLPENQRPNFEKRIQEFLALTKVTGVETAINDEDRLLVASSAIIPVFGFPDWTYPGLKEVLLYPGPLSSYQTEDGAGAVQGMVGNGPIEGKVLLSKVALHTGFDNEEDKANVGIHEFVHLIDKADGQIDGIPEALMDKKFALPWLDLAHKKMAEINDNESDINPYGATDKVEFLTVASEYFFERPKLLKKKHPELYRNMERIFMQNMADTRDLSEDKVIKPGRNSPCPCGSGKKYKRCCGA; encoded by the coding sequence ATGAGTCAAAGTCTTATTTTTCTAGGCCTCTTCGCAATGGCGATGTGGGGCATTTGGTTTTATTTTTATGGAAAAACCAAACGAAAAAAACAAAAAGCAACCAGTAAACCCTTTCCCGAAACTTGGCGGAAATTTCTACTGAACAAGGTTCTTTTTTATAAAAACCTCCCCGAAAACCAACGACCGAATTTCGAAAAACGAATCCAGGAGTTTTTGGCCCTAACCAAGGTTACGGGCGTAGAGACGGCTATCAATGACGAGGATCGCCTACTTGTGGCGTCCAGCGCCATTATCCCCGTTTTCGGATTTCCGGATTGGACTTATCCCGGCCTAAAGGAAGTCTTGCTGTATCCCGGACCGCTCTCGTCTTACCAAACCGAAGACGGCGCCGGAGCGGTACAGGGAATGGTGGGCAACGGCCCTATTGAAGGAAAAGTCCTGCTGTCAAAAGTAGCCCTGCATACGGGATTCGACAACGAGGAAGACAAAGCCAATGTCGGAATCCACGAGTTCGTTCACCTGATCGACAAAGCCGACGGACAGATCGACGGAATTCCGGAAGCTTTGATGGACAAGAAATTCGCTTTGCCGTGGCTTGATTTGGCCCACAAGAAGATGGCGGAAATCAACGACAACGAATCCGACATCAACCCCTACGGCGCCACCGACAAAGTGGAGTTTCTGACCGTGGCCAGCGAATATTTTTTCGAACGCCCGAAGCTACTGAAGAAAAAACATCCCGAACTATACCGGAATATGGAGCGCATCTTTATGCAAAACATGGCCGACACCCGCGACCTTTCCGAAGACAAAGTGATAAAGCCCGGCAGAAATTCGCCCTGCCCCTGCGGTAGCGGAAAGAAATACAAACGCTGTTGTGGAGCCTAA
- a CDS encoding ComF family protein has product MLGKYASGLGEALIALFYPPICIGCGDVLTSGERCVCLPCSMDLPSLDFRESDLLVRERLPECPQMLRGTALYRYRKGGKVRKLVRTMKYSGRYDLGRFFGRELGKKLQREGCGPELIIPVPVHRKRLKERGYNQSYWIALGIADVLDTKVLEHGLLRTAYTDSQVRKGRMERFANLKGNIKVADREFIQNREVLLVDDVLTTGATLTECGKALLEAGVKSLSIGVIGVAGD; this is encoded by the coding sequence ATGTTGGGAAAATACGCCAGTGGCTTGGGCGAAGCTTTGATTGCTTTATTCTATCCGCCTATTTGTATAGGTTGCGGAGATGTCTTGACTTCGGGTGAACGTTGCGTCTGTTTACCGTGCTCCATGGACCTTCCAAGTTTGGATTTTCGGGAAAGCGACCTTCTTGTGAGGGAGCGTTTGCCCGAATGTCCGCAGATGCTGAGGGGTACGGCCTTATATCGTTACCGTAAGGGCGGAAAGGTTCGGAAGCTTGTACGGACGATGAAATATAGCGGGCGATATGATTTGGGTCGTTTCTTCGGAAGAGAATTAGGCAAAAAGCTTCAGCGGGAAGGTTGTGGTCCAGAACTGATAATTCCGGTTCCCGTACACCGAAAAAGACTCAAAGAGCGGGGTTATAACCAAAGTTATTGGATAGCGTTGGGCATTGCCGATGTTCTGGACACCAAAGTTCTGGAGCATGGTCTTTTAAGAACGGCCTACACCGATTCTCAGGTGAGAAAAGGCAGGATGGAGCGTTTTGCAAACCTGAAAGGTAATATTAAAGTAGCCGATCGCGAATTTATACAAAACAGAGAGGTACTTTTGGTTGATGATGTGTTGACCACGGGAGCCACACTAACCGAATGCGGGAAGGCTTTGCTCGAAGCCGGCGTCAAAAGCCTGTCAATTGGCGTAATCGGTGTGGCAGGAGACTGA
- a CDS encoding GLPGLI family protein produces the protein MKSKITVLILFSAFLSLKATAQTISVKYQRTQKLNIESASMDDRTKEKLMKRLNKGAEFELTVSRMRTLYKEAPRKEEEEVLHEEGGGPRMRIRMSGSRDTLYTNLASKQYTNKVGFFGKDFLIEDQLPKYDWKITTEKKKIGKYDCVKATAMDDDKELVAWYTEAIPLGAGPDIFGGLPGLILELERGRTKYIGLEISIGKENTDLIEPSKGKPINQKDFDKMRDKKLDLMRKNMQTQQSEGRRMIFIQAQ, from the coding sequence ATGAAATCTAAAATCACCGTTCTGATTCTGTTTTCGGCATTTCTCAGCCTTAAAGCCACGGCGCAGACTATCAGCGTAAAGTACCAGCGCACACAAAAGCTCAATATAGAGTCGGCGAGTATGGACGATAGGACAAAAGAGAAGTTGATGAAAAGACTGAACAAGGGAGCCGAGTTTGAGCTGACCGTAAGCCGGATGCGGACGCTATACAAAGAGGCGCCCCGCAAAGAGGAAGAAGAGGTGTTGCACGAGGAAGGCGGTGGCCCGAGAATGCGTATCCGGATGTCGGGAAGCCGTGACACGCTGTATACTAATTTGGCTTCTAAGCAATACACCAACAAGGTGGGCTTTTTTGGGAAAGACTTCTTGATTGAGGACCAACTTCCGAAGTATGATTGGAAAATCACTACAGAGAAAAAGAAAATAGGCAAATACGATTGCGTAAAAGCCACGGCGATGGACGATGACAAGGAATTGGTGGCTTGGTATACGGAGGCTATCCCTTTGGGGGCCGGACCGGACATATTCGGAGGTTTGCCGGGATTGATATTGGAGCTGGAGCGTGGCCGCACTAAGTACATAGGCTTGGAAATATCGATTGGCAAGGAAAACACCGATCTGATAGAACCGTCGAAAGGAAAGCCGATCAACCAAAAAGACTTTGATAAGATGCGGGACAAAAAGCTGGACCTGATGCGCAAGAATATGCAGACGCAACAATCCGAAGGAAGACGGATGATTTTTATCCAAGCCCAGTAA
- a CDS encoding response regulator transcription factor → MSKIRLLYVEDEPTLGQIVKDSLETRHFEVTLAQNGLDGWDEFLRETPDACVLDIMMPELDGLALAKKIRKRNESLPIIFLSAKTQTKDVLSGFSAGGDDYMKKPFSMEELIVRVENLLKRAEKHPITVTETPAVRQIGKYAFDFKKQSLTLGDHSQQLSYREAQMLKMFCDRENEVLERKEVLMELWGDDHFFNARSMDVFITKLRKKLALDPKVKIINLRGVGYKLIS, encoded by the coding sequence ATGAGCAAGATCCGGTTATTATACGTTGAGGACGAGCCCACATTGGGACAAATAGTAAAGGACAGTCTGGAAACCCGGCACTTTGAAGTGACCCTTGCCCAAAACGGCCTTGACGGCTGGGATGAATTTCTCCGCGAAACGCCCGACGCCTGCGTACTCGATATCATGATGCCCGAGTTGGACGGTTTGGCCCTGGCCAAAAAGATCCGCAAACGGAACGAGAGCCTTCCCATCATCTTCCTCAGCGCAAAGACGCAGACCAAAGACGTACTCAGCGGCTTCTCCGCCGGTGGCGACGATTATATGAAAAAACCCTTCAGCATGGAAGAGCTGATTGTCCGGGTAGAGAACCTGCTGAAGAGAGCCGAAAAACACCCAATCACTGTTACGGAAACACCCGCCGTCCGACAAATTGGCAAATACGCCTTCGATTTCAAGAAGCAATCCCTAACCTTGGGCGATCATTCCCAACAACTGTCCTACAGAGAGGCCCAAATGCTCAAGATGTTTTGTGATAGGGAGAATGAGGTGCTGGAACGAAAAGAGGTGTTAATGGAACTCTGGGGCGACGACCACTTTTTCAATGCCCGAAGTATGGACGTTTTCATCACCAAGCTCCGGAAAAAACTAGCGTTGGATCCAAAAGTCAAAATTATCAATTTAAGGGGGGTAGGCTATAAACTCATAAGTTGA